The genomic DNA ATGCCGAAAACAAATTTCTTTTTATGAGTTTTATGATGAAACATATACATGCCGATCCAAGCTCCAACTGCTCCTCCAGCTGCCGCCGATAAAAACAACGTACTTTCTGGCGTTCTCCACTGTTTCTTCTTTGCTTTTCGTTTATCAAGCCCCATAAGGCTAAAAGCTATAACGTTAATAATAAGAAAATAAATCCATTTCATCGCTTTCTCTCCTTATGAAAAATTCGATTAATAGTAACACGAAAAAACGACGGAAACAACTGAAGAACTCTTTTTATCCAACTAGTTTCATTCCTTTTTCTTAATTAATTGCCTTCATATTTATATAACCAACTAAAATCGCAATTAAAGCATTTAAATAGAAAAACGTTATGAGCAGAATCTTATATTTCATTACATTTACCCACTACCATATCATCAAAAAAATTGCTCTCAATCACTTTCTCATCAAAATGAAGAACTACAATTAGCCCTACATATAAAGAAACAAAATTTAGAAACCATTCCCCATTCTCATCTTTCTTAGCTAAGCATTTAAATATCTCTTGAAATTGCATACGCTCGTCTGCAGCAACAACCGGACGCACACCAAAATATTTCAATACGAGATTCAGCTTCAGCTGCACGGATAATGATAAAATATATTTTAATAACTCCGTATACTCTGCACAATCTTTTTGACTATACAACTTCACAAGCTTTTGATGTAAAGTAGAAATCGATAATTCTTCGTCAGTCACTTTAGTTGCTTCTACCATTTCAATCATCTTTTTCATATTCATTACATTCACCCCTTCTGAAAAAATTCTAAAGCCAAAGAGTACTTAATTCAAAATGTACAATAATTGTGCGTTTCTCGTCTCTCGTTCTTCCTCACTGACTAAATCATACTTTTTTAGGAGGTGAAAAACATCATTTAATAATTTCTGTGAATGAATACCTTGCAAAAAACTCTTTAACTCTTTAAAGATCCCTTCAGGTAAAAAACTCTTTTGACTTTCAAACTTATTCATCACATCTTCAATAGAATGATCAATGTTACATGCCATATTAAACTTCCCCCTCTATCCTCTATAAATAATATCCTCAGCTAACGATGTAAACACTTCTCCTACAAGAGAGTCTTCATCATATACAGATGAACCGTTATTTTCTTCTCGTTTTGCAAAAGGTATTTGCGCGATCACTTCTGTTTGCAATTGTTCTGCAAGCATTTCGCCGCCACCTTTTCCGAAGAGATAGTTTTTCGATCCATCTTGCTCTTCATAATAAGCCATATTTTCTACAATCCCTAAAATCTCGTGTTTCGTATGCTTTGCCATAACTCCTACTCTAGATGCTACGAACGAAGCTACATTGTGTGGTGTTGTAACGATAATTTCTTGCGCCTGCGGGATCATTGCTGCAACATCAATAGCAACATCTCCTGTACCAGGTGGTAAATCAAGAAGTAAATAATCTAATTCTCCCCAGTGCGTATTCGCAAGGAAATTTTGAATCCATTTATTTAACATCGGTCCGCGCCACATAACCGGGTTATTTCCTTCCGTAAAAAATCCCATCGACATAATTTTAACACCGTGACTAACGACCGGAATTGCTGTTTGATCAATCATCGTTGGTTTCTTATTCGTTTCCATCATAGCTGGAATACTAAAACCATATATGTCTGCATCTAATATCCCCACTTTTTTGCCCATACGAGCTAGTGCAGTTGCAAGATTAATTGTCACCGTTGATTTTCCAACTCCACCTTTTCCACTCGTTACAGTAATAAACCGTACTCCTGAATCAAGGCGAAGCATGCTCGGCATACCAGTTTCTGTTCTACTATTTTTCTTTAACTTCTCTGTTAAAGCTGCACGTTCTTCTTGTGTCATAGAACCAAATGTTACATCCACTTTAGAGGCACCAATTGCGTGAAGTGATTCTTCAATATCTTGTTGAATTTTTGCTTTTAACGGACAACCTTGTATTGTTAGTACTACTTCAAGTTTAACCTCTGTTCCGTTCATTTGTATATTTCTAACCATATTTAATTCTACAACACTTTTGTGTAACTCTGGATCCTCTACATGTTTTAATGCATTTATTATTTGTTCTTGAGTAAGCATAGAACTCATCCCTTCTCTTATTCTAATTTATATACAACATCTTCTCGGCGCTTCATCTGTTGAAAAAGCTTATTACCCTCCGCTAACGGGCGGGATTAATGCGACTATATCTCCTACTTTTATCATCTCTTCATTCGTTACAAACTCTTCATTAATTGCAACCATTACTGTATCCAAGGATTGCAAATGATAACTATCTTTCAACCATTCTTTTAATTGCCCAACAGTCATTTCTTGTTTTTCTGAAATTATTAATTGATCCAATCCGACTTCCTCACGCAAATTTGCAAACAATAAAATTGTAATCATTTTCTCATTCTTCCTTCTTTGGTTTTCCTTCTGGATATGGTGTGTTTTCAAGTTGATCTCCAACCCACATCGTTCCATCTTCCCGAAATTCTTTTTTCCAAATTGGAACGATTCGTTTTATACGTTCAATCGCGTACTCATTCGCTTCATAAGCTACTTTACGATGCGGTGATGAAACTGCAATGACTACCGCAATATCCATGATTTCTAGCCGCCCTACACGGTGCGTAATTGCTACTTTTGCATCCGGCCATCTTTCACTAATTTCTTCACCAATTCTCATAAGTTGTTTTACTGCCATCGGTTTATATGCTTCATACTCTAAATGTAGCGTTCGTTTTCCTTTTGTAAGTTCTCTCACGGTACCAATAAATGTTGTAATCGCACCCACTTCCCTTCTTGCGACTTTATTCGTTACTTCTTCAACTAAAATCGGATTATCTACAATCTCAAATAACACTTGTCCCATTAGAACCACCTCTCACTTTATGAAATGTCCAAGGCCATTCACTACCTTCGTTATCTTCTAATAAAAGAACATCGACAAACATATCTTTTTTATATCCTCTTGTCCCGCCCGGCAATACGATAAACACGTTTGATTCTGCCAATGAGGAAACTGAGCTAGATTTATCAAAACCTGATGGATAAGCTATTAATTTCCCCTCATCATATTGCAATTTCGCTCGTACAAATCTTGTAAATGGATTCGGTTTTAGAAAATCTTCTCCTAATAACGCTTTTTCTCTTTTTAAATGTACTTTTTCACTAAACATATACGCCCGAATACACGGTCTTACGAATAATTCAAACCCTACATAACAAGCTGATGGATTTCCTGATAAACCAAATAATAACTTGCCATTTAATTGTGCTACAGTCGTAACACTCCCTGGCCGCATTGCAACTTTATTGAAAAGAACAGAGGCACCTAACTTTTCGTAAATAGCTGGTAAATAATCGTAATCTCCTACTGATACACCGCCCGTTGTAATTAACATATCCACTTGCCCAAGCGCTTCTTTCACAGCTGTAAAACATGTATTAAAATCATCACTAAACTTCCCAAAATATTTTACTCTGCCGCCTGCTCTTCGAATTTGAGACAATATCATATACGTATTACTATTTCGGATTTTCCCTGGCTGTAATGAATCATCGACATCAAGCAATTCACTCCCAGTCGCTAACAGTCCAATTACAGGCTTTCTCGCAACTGGCACTTCACTATAACCGAATGTAGCAAGAAGAGCTGAAATACCTGGATTAATGTACGATCCTTTCTTTGCAAGAACCGTTCCTTTACGAGCATCTTCACCTTGAAAAGAAATATTGTCGCCCTTTTTGAATGATCGCTTCACTTCCATATAATTGTTGCCATTCTTCTCATATTGACGAGTCAGCTCTAACATAACAACCGCATCACACCCATTCGGAATTTGTGCTCCCGTCATAATTCGAACTGCTTGAAACGGACCTACTTTCTCATGGAATAGCGATCCTGCACCACTTTCACCCACTACTTCAAATACAATTGGCGTTTCATAACTTGCTAAATTAGTATCTTCTGCTCGAATAGCAAATCCGTCATACGGCGAACGATTAAATGACGGTACATCATGGTCAGCTATTAAATCCTCTGCTAATATACGTCCATAAGCTAATTCAATTGGTAATAGCTCCTTTAAGCCTTTATCAGCAAATCCCATCACTTTACGAACAGCTTCTTCAACCGTAATTGGCACTCTTCTTTCCATTGTTGACACCCTCTCTATTAACCGAATACGCGATAATATAGTTGTTTCGCTTTCGAAATATCATTTGTACCATGAATAAAAACACGACCATCTCGAAAAACAACCACGCGGTAATCATCGAATTGGCAAGATAGTAAATACGGATTCCGATCTACTTTCCCCAGTTTTTGTAATACTTTTTCTATATCATCAAAATTGTATTTCCTATTGTCTACTGTTCTAATTTGAACTGTATTTCTTCCGCATAAAACAGCTGCTTTCGTTTGATTTTCGTATGATAAATAAGGATAAGTTCGATTCAAACCGCATGAGAGACAAGCGTCTGTTTTTATTTCCCCTAATTTTATAAAATGATTTTGATTACTCCATATATCAAACATGAAAAATGTTTTTCTAATTGCTGAGAAATCTTCCACTAAAATTTTGAGTGCTTCTGCCAATTGATATGCTGCGACGATTTGAACAGTCGGGCTAATAATTCCAGCGGTATCACATGTCACACCTGTAACAGGAATATTTTTCAGCATACAATGTAAACACGGTGTCTCTTGCGGAATAATTGTATAACTCATACCATACGATCCAACGCAAGAACCATATACCCAAGGAATATTATGTTTTTGTGATAAATCATTTATTACAAATCGAATATCAAAATTATCTGTTGCATCAATGATTACATCTACATTTTTTAATAGACCTTCCATATTTTCTGAAGTTGCATCCATTACGAAAGCATGTATTTGTACTTCCGAATTAATTTGTTCTAACCGATTTTTTGCAGCAATTGCTTTCGGCATTTTCTCTCTCGCATCTTGTTCAGAGTACAATTGTTGCCTTTGTAAATTACTCCATTCAACGTAGTCACGATCAATAATCGTCAACTTGCCAACACCTGCACGTACGAAACTTTCGGCACTTGCACTTCCTAATGCGCCTGCCCCTACAATTAACACATGTTTATTTCGAATTTTTTCTTGTCCTTTACTCCCAATTGGTTTGAACAACTGTTGTCGTGAATACCGATCAGCCATTACATACCCTTCCTCTCAAGAACTCTATTTCATATTAGAATGTTGTTTCTGATAACAAGCAAAGTAAGCAAAACCAACAAACCCAGCTCCTCCAATTACATTTCCGATAAAAACAGGAACAAAATTTTTAGCCAAATCCATCCACGTTAGATGACCAGCAAAAATAACAGCGGAAATGACAAACATATTTGCTACTACTTGCTGAAATCCAATCACTACAAATGCCATAATTGGAATCCAAATTCCGATGATTTTTCCGACAAAATCACTCGTCCCGTAAGCGAGCCAAAGAGCAAGACAAACGAGCCAATTACAACCAATTGCTAAAATTAAAGTTCTTCCAAATGATTCATGTAACTTCCCTTCCGCTATCGCTACTGTTTTATTTAAATACTCTCCCTCTGTTAATCCGCCAAGATGTCCAAAGCAATACGCAACGAAAATTGCCCCAATAAAATTCATGAGAGTAATCCAAACCCAGTTATTCAGTACACTTATCAATGTAATTTTCTTTGCATAAAGCGCCATAGACAGTGACATCATATTTCCCGTAATTAATTCTCCTCCTGCTAATACTACGAGCATAAGTCCAACAGGAAATACCGCTCCTCCTAAAACATTCACTAGACTCCCCCAGCGCTCAGGTAAATTCCCTAAAACTCGAATGTTAAGTAAAAAACCTATCGCAATAAACGCTCCTCCTAAAAAACCGAGAATAAGCATCGCTGGCAATGTCTGTCTTACTTTTTGAACACCGGCCTCAATGACAAGCTCAGCAATTTGTTCCGGCTTATGAAATGCCATTACCCATTCCTCCATTTTCTCCAAATAAAAAAGCAGCTTCAAAAAACCTCCTCAAAATAAAGGTTTTTGAATGCTGCTTAATTTCTCTGCACATCTTTTACAGAGATATCAATCATCACTTTTACTATAAAATAGAAAATCCACAACTCTTGTAAATTCCCCATTTTTCACTATGACGCTAGCTTTATATATTAACCACCGATATGTGACATTTCAATTTTAGGTATTGTATTCTTATTTTTATGATTTAAGCGTTCATCTGAATAACGATCTTCCCTATTATTCCATATATCGCGTACTACATCTGTAATGTCCTCATCTGTATGTTCAGAACGAAGCAATTCTCTTAAATCATTTCCTTTAGAAGCAAATAAGCAAGTATATAATTTTCCTTCTGCAGAAATACGAGCTCTCGTACATGATAAGCAAAAAGAATCTGTTACCGATGAAATAATACCTATTTCCTCGTCGCTTCCTATATAACGATACCTAGTAGCCACTTCACCAGAATAATTTGCTTCTATCCGTTCTAACGGCATAACTTGATGAATCGTATCTACTATTTCTTGTTTAGAGACGACCTCTTTTAAATCCCAACCATTATAATTTCCAACGTCCATATACTCAATAAAACGAAGAATATGCTTGTTTTCCTTAAAGTATTGCGCCATCTGCAAAATGTCCTGTTCGTTTTTTCCCTTTTGAACGACCATGTTTATTTTAATTTTCATTCCAACTTCAGCTGCAGCCTGTATTCCTTCCAGAACCCTTTGCACTTTGCTCCTATTACCATTTAAATAGAAAAACCGCTCTTCTTCTAAGGAATCTAAGCTAACTGTTACACGTGATAGTCCCGCCTTATATAAATCAGGAGCAAATTTTTTAAGTAACGATCCATTGGTTGTTAAACCGATATCTTCTACACCATCTATTTTATGAAGCCGCTCAATAAGCTTTGGAAGCCCTCTTCTAAGTAACGGTTCTCCGCCTGTAATCCGTAATTTTCTCACACCTAAAGAAACGAAAATACGTGTTATCCTTTCAATTTCATCAAAAGATAAAATTTTGTCATTAGACAAAAACGAGTAATCAGGACCAAATATTTCTTCTGGCATACAATATCGACAGCGAAAATTACAGCGATCAGTAACTGAAATACGTAAATCCTTTAACGGACGTTGCAACTTGTCTAATGTAACTGATTTCATCTTCATTGCCTCACTTTTATTTTATATTTAAAACACGCTCTGGATGGGTATACACATTTAAGGAGTGATTACGAATAAATCCTATTGTCGTAATACCTAAATCTTCCGCTAGTTGCAAAGCTAACTCAGTTGGAGCTGATTTTGATAGTATAATTTCACAACCGATTTTTGCAACTTTCAATAATATTTCCGAAGAAATACGACCACTAAAAACAATGATTTTATCTTTTATAGAAATATCGTTTTTTAAACAATAACCGTAAATTTTGTCTAGTGCATTATGCCTACCAATATCCATTCGGCTTAAAATAATACCATTCACATCACATAAAGCTGCATTATGAACCCCGCCAGTATGATGAAACGTATCCGCAGATTGCTGCATTTCTTTCATTAACCGAAAACAATCATCGGCAGCAACCTGTACATGGACACCCTTCATCTTTTTTGCACTTAGTGCATCATTTGCAAAAACAAATCCTTGCCTACTCATACCACAACAAGACGTAATATATCGTTTATTTTGCATTTGTTCATAATACGGACTTACTTTTGTCGTTGTTACATGTACAAATCCTTCTTTCTCCTGCACCCATACACTATCAATATCTTCATACTTTCGAATGATTCCTTCAGATGCTAAGAAGCCTATTACCATATCTTCTATATATTCTGGAGTACTAACCATTGTAACAAACTCCTGTCCGTTCATTTTAATGGTGACAGGAAACTCTGTTACAATGCTGTCCTCTATATGCTTAAATACCTCTTGTTCATAACGAAAGATTTCTCTTTCTACCTGTATCGGTTTCACGATCAGTATCCTTCTCTCAC from Bacillus cereus G9842 includes the following:
- a CDS encoding DUF1294 domain-containing protein, which encodes MKWIYFLIINVIAFSLMGLDKRKAKKKQWRTPESTLFLSAAAGGAVGAWIGMYMFHHKTHKKKFVFGIPLLVVITVCLLFVV
- a CDS encoding P-loop NTPase, yielding MLTQEQIINALKHVEDPELHKSVVELNMVRNIQMNGTEVKLEVVLTIQGCPLKAKIQQDIEESLHAIGASKVDVTFGSMTQEERAALTEKLKKNSRTETGMPSMLRLDSGVRFITVTSGKGGVGKSTVTINLATALARMGKKVGILDADIYGFSIPAMMETNKKPTMIDQTAIPVVSHGVKIMSMGFFTEGNNPVMWRGPMLNKWIQNFLANTHWGELDYLLLDLPPGTGDVAIDVAAMIPQAQEIIVTTPHNVASFVASRVGVMAKHTKHEILGIVENMAYYEEQDGSKNYLFGKGGGEMLAEQLQTEVIAQIPFAKREENNGSSVYDEDSLVGEVFTSLAEDIIYRG
- the moaD gene encoding molybdopterin converting factor subunit 1, whose protein sequence is MITILLFANLREEVGLDQLIISEKQEMTVGQLKEWLKDSYHLQSLDTVMVAINEEFVTNEEMIKVGDIVALIPPVSGG
- the moaE gene encoding molybdopterin synthase catalytic subunit MoaE; this encodes MGQVLFEIVDNPILVEEVTNKVARREVGAITTFIGTVRELTKGKRTLHLEYEAYKPMAVKQLMRIGEEISERWPDAKVAITHRVGRLEIMDIAVVIAVSSPHRKVAYEANEYAIERIKRIVPIWKKEFREDGTMWVGDQLENTPYPEGKPKKEE
- a CDS encoding molybdopterin molybdotransferase MoeA, coding for MERRVPITVEEAVRKVMGFADKGLKELLPIELAYGRILAEDLIADHDVPSFNRSPYDGFAIRAEDTNLASYETPIVFEVVGESGAGSLFHEKVGPFQAVRIMTGAQIPNGCDAVVMLELTRQYEKNGNNYMEVKRSFKKGDNISFQGEDARKGTVLAKKGSYINPGISALLATFGYSEVPVARKPVIGLLATGSELLDVDDSLQPGKIRNSNTYMILSQIRRAGGRVKYFGKFSDDFNTCFTAVKEALGQVDMLITTGGVSVGDYDYLPAIYEKLGASVLFNKVAMRPGSVTTVAQLNGKLLFGLSGNPSACYVGFELFVRPCIRAYMFSEKVHLKREKALLGEDFLKPNPFTRFVRAKLQYDEGKLIAYPSGFDKSSSVSSLAESNVFIVLPGGTRGYKKDMFVDVLLLEDNEGSEWPWTFHKVRGGSNGTSVI
- a CDS encoding molybdopterin-synthase adenylyltransferase MoeB: MADRYSRQQLFKPIGSKGQEKIRNKHVLIVGAGALGSASAESFVRAGVGKLTIIDRDYVEWSNLQRQQLYSEQDAREKMPKAIAAKNRLEQINSEVQIHAFVMDATSENMEGLLKNVDVIIDATDNFDIRFVINDLSQKHNIPWVYGSCVGSYGMSYTIIPQETPCLHCMLKNIPVTGVTCDTAGIISPTVQIVAAYQLAEALKILVEDFSAIRKTFFMFDIWSNQNHFIKLGEIKTDACLSCGLNRTYPYLSYENQTKAAVLCGRNTVQIRTVDNRKYNFDDIEKVLQKLGKVDRNPYLLSCQFDDYRVVVFRDGRVFIHGTNDISKAKQLYYRVFG
- a CDS encoding formate/nitrite transporter family protein, whose product is MAFHKPEQIAELVIEAGVQKVRQTLPAMLILGFLGGAFIAIGFLLNIRVLGNLPERWGSLVNVLGGAVFPVGLMLVVLAGGELITGNMMSLSMALYAKKITLISVLNNWVWITLMNFIGAIFVAYCFGHLGGLTEGEYLNKTVAIAEGKLHESFGRTLILAIGCNWLVCLALWLAYGTSDFVGKIIGIWIPIMAFVVIGFQQVVANMFVISAVIFAGHLTWMDLAKNFVPVFIGNVIGGAGFVGFAYFACYQKQHSNMK
- the moaA gene encoding GTP 3',8-cyclase MoaA; its protein translation is MKSVTLDKLQRPLKDLRISVTDRCNFRCRYCMPEEIFGPDYSFLSNDKILSFDEIERITRIFVSLGVRKLRITGGEPLLRRGLPKLIERLHKIDGVEDIGLTTNGSLLKKFAPDLYKAGLSRVTVSLDSLEEERFFYLNGNRSKVQRVLEGIQAAAEVGMKIKINMVVQKGKNEQDILQMAQYFKENKHILRFIEYMDVGNYNGWDLKEVVSKQEIVDTIHQVMPLERIEANYSGEVATRYRYIGSDEEIGIISSVTDSFCLSCTRARISAEGKLYTCLFASKGNDLRELLRSEHTDEDITDVVRDIWNNREDRYSDERLNHKNKNTIPKIEMSHIGG
- the fdhD gene encoding formate dehydrogenase accessory sulfurtransferase FdhD — encoded protein: MKPIQVEREIFRYEQEVFKHIEDSIVTEFPVTIKMNGQEFVTMVSTPEYIEDMVIGFLASEGIIRKYEDIDSVWVQEKEGFVHVTTTKVSPYYEQMQNKRYITSCCGMSRQGFVFANDALSAKKMKGVHVQVAADDCFRLMKEMQQSADTFHHTGGVHNAALCDVNGIILSRMDIGRHNALDKIYGYCLKNDISIKDKIIVFSGRISSEILLKVAKIGCEIILSKSAPTELALQLAEDLGITTIGFIRNHSLNVYTHPERVLNIK